A region of the Mangifera indica cultivar Alphonso chromosome 10, CATAS_Mindica_2.1, whole genome shotgun sequence genome:
TAATTAAAACCCATTTCAAACTTAACAAGCCAAAGATTCAGACTTACTTTAAATGACATTATCGAATGTTATTGTATTTGCTGAAGATCAAAATGCAAGAAATGGAGTCATCTTTACTTTGTTTTGCATTCCAACTGTGAGACTGCAATGTTGTTAAGAAAGggaaatgtttttgttttgttagatTTTGGATAAAAGGGTAGAATGGGTAATTCACatgtattttgtttataaatataagtgtCTCAAATGTTTGTCTAAAATGGTTTaggcataaatttttttacctattttaattaatatctttttatgatatcaaggaaaatagaatttttttttctagctcatgtcaaattttttaatttaatcaaaaattgTTGCATGTATAATTTCCATAATGTTCTATACATAACATTGCGGCATTTTAATACCGTCTCAAGATTAGGAGAATgtataattcgattcaaaccgtaaaattggactaaactatttaaaaattacgatttagtttagtttggtttataaaatgatatggTTTGGGTtgctaaatttttaaaaaatagttttcagtTTTGGTTGTAGTTTGACAATTTTTCAACTAAACCaaactgtaaattttttttaaaaaatacatatatataactatatttgacagaattttttaataaataattagatatataactcattttttcatatttgttttgttatttatatatatccatatttactttgcatgtttatattatgttttgaaaaaatataattcaattaattttattgaataatatatatttaggaGTGAATGATTTTGATAAGTTCAAAACGTAACCCAAACCGgaccaaaatatattttttaaatttactttggttttgtttaaaatttaaaattttatcgtaTGGTAcgtctttaaaaaataaaataataaaaaaataataattaatatgtcattattttagaaaatatcataaatacttttaaaattttaaaaattttcatatatacatttactatatcatcatttttttctaaaaaaatatatcaatccGTATAGGTAATATGTATTACATcgtataatacatattatattgtatgatacgttcattgtatcatattaattcaatatgtcttataaaatatatcatttttcacatgtattatatctcataatatatatcatatattttaaaatattgataactatgattCTTCAATGAATTAGTAGGAATTGCAGGGTTTTGGCAATAGGCTATGGATGGATAAggcaaaattgtatataaataaaaaaattggacaaGGAGGCAAAAGATTGAAAAAACAACTTGATAGAAACGTGAACTACGATTGCATTTTGCCGCAGGGGCCTTCAAGCAGCTGCTAAATTGAACTCTATAATTTCAATTCCCACACTAACTCCTACTAGAATCTGTCCAGGCTGCAATGAGCTGAcagaattttttctttatatacaaGAAAAGCCTCAAAAATTATAACACCTTACAGGCACAAAAGCAAACATGAATTAGAATAATTCAAGCTGCGGACTTTGCGCTTGGCGCAATGCTGGTGAATCTTGCCAAACATCAGCTTTGTTATCTCATTCTTCTTTCCATATACGGCCGGTGACCCTCAACTTCAGCTCTTGACTGTCTCCACCAGAAAAGTAGAGGGCCAAATTCTTCTGAATAATAAGCCCATCCTGGCTGTCACGAACTTTCCTATGGCTGTCACGGATGCTCCTTGGAACTCCTTGCCATGTTAGCTTTCGTCCATTGGCACCAACTTCCAAACTGTAGCTGAATTTCTTTGCCTCATTATCATCGCCCATAAACCGTAAGAAGGCCATATAGACCAGCGCCAAGCCAAGCTGAAATGCCTCAAAATGCAAGCAAAATTGTCTTCCGAAGCAGTTAAACACCTAAGAGGCAGCAGAATCAAGCTGTAAAAGTGATAAAAACTTACATCAAATCTTATTTTAGGAGACTTATAGCATGTTTATCATAcattaaaaacttacatttaacATCCATGTGGCATTTTCAACTTCATTTGGATCTGATTTGACATAACGGTGGTTGAACGTACAGCCATAGTGCACATCAACCTTGTGGTCATTCTTAAGATGCGCAACAAGAGTTGGTATATCACCCATGACAGAGCACTCAGACCCCGCATAAGGGCAATTGTAAGGACGAAAACGACACTGTTGCTCGTGCTTGAGCTTGCTGTAGTACGGAAAAATGTCATGACAACCTAAACCCTGGTATCTGCAGGGCAGTTCCAAGAATTCCGCAACTTTTTCCAAAGCCAAACACCTGATATTTCCAAGATCATAGCGGCATGTTGGGCAGCAATTATGTACTCTATTCTTGCAGTTTGAACATAAAGTGTGTCCATTTGGGCACTGCAACAAAAAGTTCATTAAAAAAAGGGGGGTGTTAGTAGACagatcaaattgaattgaaatgcTGAATGAAATCCATATATAATGTATAGAAGGATTCAAAAACAAGGTATAATTAACAGGTATtatcaccaaaaaaataaaaaataaaaagccaaACTTCTCAGCCAACTCCGATTTACATCATATCCATGACATGCAATATCCTCAATAGCAAATTACCGCTGTTCTTTTCTAGTATCACTTTCATATTAGATACACAGTCATTAACCACAATACAACGGAAATGCCCAACTATCAATTTTGCCGCTCATCAAAGTGAAGAATCAGAGAAAAAACAAAGGGAGatgaaaaaataaggaaaaaacaCCAGAATCTACTCTGTACTGCCAATTAAATCAAATGGTGAATATTGAGATCAAtattttatgtgattgaataaggAACCATAGACATGGATATAAACACTCCTTCAAGGCAGGAACACAGCCGTGCTAGTATGACCATGAGATTCAATTTACTTGAGCATCATAACATTATAACTGAATGGTCCAGTTATAAAGGGAAATCATACTTGACATAACTccaacaaaatatgaatttataggAGGCACAATCAAGAATAAAatggataaaacaaaaaacataaacattAACAACAGACCTGATGAATTGGGGGGTACATTAAACTTCTGCAGACAGGACACTCAAGGAGCTCATTCACACCATTGTTTGAATAAATTCCATGTTTTCCAACCAAACCAACACTATTTTTTGCAAGCAAACAATTATTTTCCGCCTTAATGTCATAGTCTGCAACAGTGGGATGAGACACAATAACTTCTTTACAAGTGCTGCCTCCAGGAGCCATTGCTTTTCACAATTTTTGTGATACTTCTAATTCAATGACAGCAATGATATCTATTAAACATTTCACCTGTGTTCATCTGCAATAAAATTTACTTGTCAGAAACTTTAATTTATAGGTTAATCCATGAAGAATGAAAATACCCTTTCACATTAGACCTAACTTGATAACATCAAGTGAGAAATATTAGGAATAGCAGCAACATTTTATCATATTGTTGCTGCAGCCAACTGCAAATAagtatctaatttaatattcatgAGTTTGGGAAGGTCATGAAAATTGATGCAAAGTTTAGAAGTGCTTTATTTCTAATATAATGTTCTCTCTCTAAAAGCCATAGGCAACCATCAGATTGACCAAAGGATTGGACCACAAAACAAGCAAAGTGCAGAAAGGATATGCAGAACCATATTATATTGCTCCAAAACGTGCAAGGCAGCAAAGTGGAGCATTGGTAATTGCTTAAGACAACATAATACCAGctattaatagatttaaacccTAAGAATGAAATATAGACTGCAGTACTATACAATAAAGGAGTGCAATCCAGACAAGCTTAATCTGCATTCATACCATATTTAAACAAAAGGAATAAGAGAAAAAGC
Encoded here:
- the LOC123227013 gene encoding E3 ubiquitin-protein ligase SINAT2-like isoform X2 gives rise to the protein MAPGGSTCKEVIVSHPTVADYDIKAENNCLLAKNSVGLVGKHGIYSNNGVNELLECPVCRSLMYPPIHQCPNGHTLCSNCKNRVHNCCPTCRYDLGNIRCLALEKVAEFLELPCRYQGLGCHDIFPYYSKLKHEQQCRFRPYNCPYAGSECSVMGDIPTLVAHLKNDHKVDVHYGCTFNHRYVKSDPNEVENATWMLNLDSAAS
- the LOC123227013 gene encoding E3 ubiquitin-protein ligase SINAT2-like isoform X1, translating into MAPGGSTCKEVIVSHPTVADYDIKAENNCLLAKNSVGLVGKHGIYSNNGVNELLECPVCRSLMYPPIHQCPNGHTLCSNCKNRVHNCCPTCRYDLGNIRCLALEKVAEFLELPCRYQGLGCHDIFPYYSKLKHEQQCRFRPYNCPYAGSECSVMGDIPTLVAHLKNDHKVDVHYGCTFNHRYVKSDPNEVENATWMLNVFNCFGRQFCLHFEAFQLGLALVYMAFLRFMGDDNEAKKFSYSLEVGANGRKLTWQGVPRSIRDSHRKVRDSQDGLIIQKNLALYFSGGDSQELKLRVTGRIWKEE